A region from the Schistocerca serialis cubense isolate TAMUIC-IGC-003099 chromosome 1, iqSchSeri2.2, whole genome shotgun sequence genome encodes:
- the LOC126474259 gene encoding solute carrier family 2, facilitated glucose transporter member 8-like → MAKRVEGSAPVKDRIHWQQVAAATIANLSTLCVGCAMGWTAPVLPELERLLEQPGAGLVEGEPLSAAQGAWVGALLPLGALAGSLPAGFLTHRYGRRLPLLAFGALLCLGWLLLLFHEWVSLLMVGRLVCGLASAGVTTIAPLYAEEVAALEVRGALGTLLDLMLAAGLLVVYGLGIVLPVRWLTAAMAALPLCFCVAFFTMPESPEYLRRRGKHDEAQRAAAWLRLDHGSAELVPVLTETQQLKQQQRHREGQGQRWEQAQRSVQALSEKKPTARACILVFSLMAFQQLSGIDAILFYTVDIFQEAGTSISPQLSMVITGAIQFVATGFSSVLVENAGRRPLMISSGLLMTFSHLTLAVHQGWPWLQLVAGWLPLVAINLFLIGFAVGLGPLSWLLIAELLPPGDKRWAVGAATSVSWLACALMTGFFDEFVRLFGTSAAYWVLGCICAAYTVFVTALLPETRGLTGHQIQCHLSRQGGTSCCISSGSCDNVQETDQTSGHV, encoded by the exons CTAACCTGAGCACGCTGTGCGTGGGCTGCGCCATGGGCTGGACGGCGCCGGTGCTGCCCGAGCTGGAGCGTCTGCTGGAGCAGCCGGGCGCCGGGCTGGTGGAGGGCGAGCCGCTGAGCGCGGCGCAGGGCGCCTGGGTGGGCGCGCTGCTGCCGCTGGGGGCGCTCGCCGGCTCGCTGCCCGCCGGATTCCTCACGCACCGCTACGGCCGCCGCCTGCCGCTGCTCGCCTTCGGCGCGCTGCTctgcctcggctggctgctgctgCTCTTCCACGAGTGG GTTTCGTTGCTGATGGTCGGCCGGCTGGTGTGCGGCCTGGCGTCGGCCGGCGTGACGACCATCGCCCCGCTGTACGCCGAGGAGGTGGCGGCGCTGGAGGTGCGCGGCGCGCTGGGCACGCTGCTCGACCTCATGCTGGCCGCCGGCCTGCTGGTCGTGTACGGGCTGGGCATCGTGCTGCCCGTGCGCTGGCTCACCGCCGCCATGGCCGCCCTGCCGCTCTGCTTCTGCGTCGCCTTCTTCACGATGCCGGAGTCCCCCGAGTACCTGCGCCGCCGGGGCAAGCATGACGAGGCCCAGCGGGCGGCCGCCTGGCTGCGGCTGGACCACGGCTCTGCAGAGCTGGTGCCCGTGCTGACCGAGACGCAGCAGCTgaagcagcagcagcgccaccgggAGGGGCAGGGTCAGCGCTGGGAGCAGGCGCAGCGCAGCGTCCAGGCGCTTTCCGAGAAGAAGCCCACGGCGCGCGCCTGCATCTTGGTCTTCTCGCTCATGGCCTTCCAGCAGCTCAGTGGCATAGACGCCATACTCTTCTACACCGTCGACATATTCCAG GAAGCAGGGACGTCCATCTCCCCGCAGCTGTCGATGGTGATAACGGGTGCCATCCAGTTCGTGGCGACCGGATTCTCTTCGGTGCTGGTGGAGAACGCGGGTCGTCGCCCGCTGATGATCAGCTCCGGGCTGCTGATGACGTTCTCGCACTTGACGCTGGCGGTGCACCAGGGCTGGCCGTGGCTGCAGCTAGTGGCCGGCTGGCTGCCGCTCGTGGCCATCAACCTCTTCCTCATCGGCTTCGCCGTGGGGCTGGGCCCGCTGTCGTGGCTGCTGATCGCCGAGCTGCTGCCGCCCGGAGACAAGCGCTGGGCCGTCGGCGCCGCCACCTCCGTCAGCTGGCTCGCCTGCGCCCTCATGACCGGCTTCTTCGACGAGTTCGTCCGCCTCTTCGGCACGTCGGCCGCCTACTGGGTGCTGGGCTGCATCTGCGCCGCCTACACAGTCTTCGTCACGGCGCTTCTCCCGGAGACGCGCGGCCTCACGGGCCACCAGATACAGTGCCACCTGTCGAGGCAGGGCGGCACCTCCTGCTGCATAAGTTCCGGCAGCTGCGACAACGTGCAGGAGACCGACCAAACGTCAGGACATGTCTAG